From the Pleurodeles waltl isolate 20211129_DDA chromosome 6, aPleWal1.hap1.20221129, whole genome shotgun sequence genome, the window cagtggcatgggaagcatgggaagcacgggacccacgtctgggcatacccttcccacttagggcgacaaagcaaaaaacaacaagtgatggacggaatgctgaacattgtcaaacattcacccccagtacagtgatctgggcctaaatccattgtttttttgctgcccatgccattccagtttggacccaaccatatgcaaatcagtcttgaccctgttccccatgggaacagtccagcccgaactgctaggccaggtcttccctggactggaaacaagcatcctgggaccggtttcagggtttcacccctcatcagccaggctagcttgaatccagaggcatgggaagcacgggacccacgtctgggcattcccttcccacttagggcgacaaagcaaaaaacaacaagtgatggacggaatgctgaacattgtcaaacattcacccccagtacagtgatctgggcctaaatccatcgtttttttgctgcccatgccattccagtttggacccagccatatgcaaatcagtcttgaccctgttccccatgggaacagtccagcccgaactgctagtccaggtcttccctggactggaaacaagcatcctgggaccggtttcggggtttcacccctcatcagccaggctagcttgaatccagtggcatgggaagcatgggaagcacgggacccacgtctgggcatacccttcccacttagggcgacaaagcaaaaaacaacaagtgatggacggaatgctgaacattgtcaaacattcacccccagtacagtgatctgggcctaaatccattgtttttttgctgcccatgccattccagtttggacccaaccatatgcaaatcagtcttgaccctgttccccatgggaacagtccagcccgaactgctaggccaggtcttccctggactggaaacaagcatcctgggaccggtttcggggtttcacccctcatcagccaggctagcttgaatccagtggcatgggaagcacgggacccacgtctgggcatacccttcccacttagggcgacaaagcaaaaaacaacaagtgatggacggaatgctgaacattgtcaaacattcacccccagtacagtgatctgggcctaaatccatcgttttttttgctgcccatgccattccagtttggacccagccatatgcaaatcagtcttgaccctgttccccatgggaacagtccagcctgaactgctagtccaggtcttccctggactggaaacaagcatcctgggaccggtttcggggtttcacccctcatcagccaggctagcttgaatccagtggcatgggaagcacgggacccacgtctgggcatacccttcccacttagggcgacaaagcaaaaaacaacaagtgatggacggaatgctgaacattgtcatacattcacccccagtacagtgatctgggcctaaatccatcgtttgactgatttgcatatggctgggtccaaactggggtggcatggtgagcaaaagaacgatggattaaacccagatctatgactgggggtgagtgtttgacaatgttcagatgaagtaaaaaaatgccaactttatagaaGTATCAATTTCAGACTTATACAGCGGCGGCTACCTCCATTAGAGAGGAGGAGCATTgcccaccccccgccagcagctgcaaaacctttacaagaaaacgataataaactgtgtttactaTTGTTTTCTTATAAAGGGGCAGGGAACTGGGGGTAAcgagcatgcatgtatgtttggccggcccaacacacatgggccctgattatgaccttggcggacggcggaggccgtccgccaaggtaccgccgccaaatgaccgcaccgcggtcagaagaccccggcggccattcagacatttcctctgggccggcgcgcgctctccaaaagagcgcccgccggcccagaggaaatgcccctgcaacgaggacgccggctcagaattgagccggcgtagttgcaggggtgcgacgggtgcagttgcacccgtcgcgtatttcagtgtctgctttgcagacactgaaatactttgcggggccctcttacgggggcccctgcagtgcccatgccatgggcatgggcactgcaggggccccgaggggcctcgcggcaccccctaccgccatcctgttcctggcgggagacccgccaggaacaggatggcggtagggggtgtcagaatccccatggctgcggagcgcgctctgcagccatggaggattctgtagggcagtggtaaaccggcgggagaccgccggtttaccctttctgaccgcggctgaaccgccgcggtcagaatgccctcgggagcaccgccagcctgttggcggtgctcccgtggtcggtgaccctggcggtcaccggccgccagggtcagaatgacccccatggtctctccaactcagcactgAGCCAGACGCAGTTCTGTTGAATAAACTATTGCaccaaagtggagtagcataggcaTGCAGTGTGTGGTGGAGGAACAGGCACTAATAAACGAATAGATAACAGGCACAGAAGCAGTCAAAGGCTTCGTTCAGCAGGTGAGTAAGCACAAACAGCAGAACAGTCGGGGAACACAGACAGAGAAGCAGACATGAGGCATCAGTACAGACCAAGTTGAAGAGTTGGCAGTGGCCATTGGTAGAAACAAAAGGGTAGCAAGCATCCTGACTGCATCCGGCAAACAAGTAGAGGCCACATATAGCATCAAAAAGGAGCCAGCGAAGACTGGCAGCAACAGAAAACCAGGTAACGGGCACTAACTGCAGTTGTGAGCTCATGAAAGGCACTTTGCACAGACAGTAGACAAGTATCAATTTGTGATACCAACCTCAGAGTGGCAGCCAGGGATCATGGTCTGTGCACATTGTAAAATATCTTGGTCTGCCAAATATTTCTGTTGACTCACAAGGAGGACATAGTTGGGATGGAGCACCTGTTTAATGCTCTATACCACCCCGATACCCAAACAAGAACGTAACCatttcacacaaaaccacagaacacTTATCATCTCCCACCTCACCTGCATCACTCCAGACCATATCACTCATAGAATGCCTCAGCCCCAGCTGATAAACTCAAATAACTTACTTAATACTGCATAGGTATCTCCAGGGTTGCTAACACACGCCGCTTTGAACTTCCCAGGAAGGCTGTGGCACCAAGCAGCATGGCTTCTTGGACTCATCCTGAGCGAACTGTTTAATAGGTTTTTCAATTCCTTCACCTCATCCAGGGGAAAGGATAGCCCTCCAACCTGTATGTAAATAAGAACCTGTGAATAACACTATGCAAAATGGCTTTATGTTCCTAAAACAATGCTTCAGCATGCTCTGTAAAACTCCAGTCCTCCACCAAAATAAATTTTAAAGTGCAGTCCTACGATGATGACTgtaagtataacaggtgaatttctatggtttgacatgtttgaaatgtgagccaaactatatcGTCTcagcaacctttggtttttaaagtgaatttctatgtttttttcagtgaaaaaagtatatatatatatatatatatatacacacacacatatatatataagtacatacatatatgcatatatatatatatatagcctattTTCTGACCAACAGTTTGCCAGCACTACCGTCAATGGTATAACACCTGTTAGGACATGGTTCACAATTGAAAGTGGGTCTGAGATGAGTTTATCGCACCCAAGTAACTACAGGGTGCAGTGAGGTCGTCATCTTTCAGCTGCATCTCTATCGGTAGAATATGGCAAAATTTAACGGCCAAAAAGGCTCAGTAAATATAGGGACATGAAGACTTTGGTACACAAAGGTCGCAGCTTGCAAAAACTGATTGAATTCCAACCCCCAGGGTATTACACTTTATATATTGGAATACATAATGCATGTAGATCATCaggggggttgtttggggtgtgacacccccagATAAATGCATTCTTTGCTTGATAGGTTGGCCTAGAAGGCCTGTGTCGCGTTGATTTGTCTGTGTTAGTTTTTCTTATCATGTACCGAGAATAATAGAAAAACTGTGATCTTTGATGTAAAAcagaagagagagagtgaaagagagaaagagatacaAATACAGGGAGATGTTCTGGTGGCTGAATttgaacaatgtgaaaccagatagCCTGGACTCAATGTCAGGttccctgcttgtccaaattgCGTGATCTTTGGTAAAcagtttggcccgtatttatactccgtttgcgccgaattagcgtcgtttttttcgacgcaaattcggcgcaaaactaacgccatatttatactttggcgttagacgcgtctagcgccaaagtatgggcaaatagcgtcatttttttgcgtgaacgccttccttgcgttaatgagatgcaaggaaggcgttcccgtctaaaaaaatgacggcgacgcaaatgcgtcgtatttatactcccgggcaaaaatcacgcccgggagtgggcggggcaaaaaaccccgcatttgcgccactttttaacgcctgggtcagggtaggcgttaagggggctgtgggctcaaaatgagcccacaggtgccctcccatgcccccagggaccccccctgccacccttgcccaccccaggaggacacccaaggatggagggacccatcccagggacattcaggtaagttcaggtaagtataattttttatttttttttatttttttgggtggcataggggggccttatttgtgcccccctacatgccactatgcccaatgaccatgcccaggggacataagtcccctgggcatggccattgggcaagggggcatgactcctgtctttactaagacaggagtcatttaaatggcgtctgggcgtcgaaaacaatggcgcaaatcgggttgaggcgatttttttgcctcaacctgacttgccccattttaagacgccctaacgccattttccccctacgccggcgctgcctggtctacgtgttttttttccacgcacaccaggcagcgccggtctgctagcgccggctaacgccattccataaatacggcgcccgcatggcgcttcagaatggcgttagacagcgctaaattttttgacgctaaactgcgttagcgcagtttagtgtcaaaaagtataaatatgggcctttatgtcacAGAGACATCTTTTCTTTATCATCATGTATGAGAGAACTTTAAAATACTTGAGTCTGGGATGTGTGCTATATAAGCACCACTTATGTTTGATAAAATGGACTACAATGTTGTTTTATCAATAATACGAATCTAGGTCTTATTTAGGATTTACATGACCAATGACTACCTCTTGGCATAGTAGTTAGGGGATGAGCCATTAATGTTTCTATGTTCATGTTGAAAAATtaccacttttaataaatgtctgtctatgcagtgatataatctcatgtgctaaggtgaaacacttccacATTTTAACgctctacaattaaaaaaaatttgaAGAGACTTTGTCAAGTTTatacattatggccctgatttctacttttttgtgCTGTATTAccgtaattttttatgcaaaaagcggcgcaaaatgacaaaatacaattttactttgtaagtttgcgtcgattttgcatcaataaatgacggtagtgtggcgaaaaaaaagtataaatcagggcctatgtttgttCCACGATATACATGGCAAAGGATTTCATGGTTTGGCACATGCATGGACTCAGAGCAAAGTCAGACCCTCGGCTTTGCCTTGCCTTGCCCTATTAATTTTCTGGAGCACTCACCTGTATTTGCAACTCAAGTTTGGGGCCGTTAGTCACTTGATAAAATATTTATAAAAGGTGAGGACTGGGAACATGGAGCCCTGCATACATGCACTGATTTGACAACCCTACCATCAAGACTTCTCATACAAGAGAAGATTGTGTGCAGTGAAAATACACttaaaataagtgatcccaggGCAGGGACTCCAGGCCGTTGCGTTGAATTTGAGCATAGTTTGAGTTCCTATGGAGAACTAACTCCCCAGGTTGGGCCTGAAGAGGCATAGCTTCTGGAGAATGAATTCTTGGCTTGGTAGTCAGATCACTTTTTGGAGTGGaaatatatatagtatatagtGACTGATTTACCAAAAAAAGAAGTAAATCCACGCCCATAAAGGTACTCCTTGAATCGGTGCAAACGTACTTCTTTTtcgaattcacaaacattggcagtagtatgcttggaaagctgtgccagtctcaggtttccaggcatactacttgcAATCAAAGATCGAAAAGATGATGAAattaatgtttgtgaatagtctAACCACTGCCAATCGCTAGGAATTGCCGTTTAAGATTCACACCACACAAATatcactgaccaagctacacccctcttCAGATGCTTGTGCAGctgcttctgtaatactgatacttGTCAGTGCTATCTTCAGAAAGTGTTCTCTCATTTGCATTTGGGTGTCACCCCAAGCAAAAGTGGGAGTCACTTTGCCACTGCACCTAGGCCATAATATGGATGCAGACCCAACGGCAAACAAACCCTTGAGAGGAGGACTCACAGTGCACTACAAAAGAGCACCTTGGCCCCCCAAGATAGCCACCTGCAGGCAGGTGCACCTACATGCTAGAGGGGCTTTCActcctctttaaagtgcaggcacCATGCCATATTGACTGTGAAAAACAGAACGGCTTGTAAACAGCCACTTCATATTTCACTAATTGCCCTGCTCCCGGGACAGGGGTGGGTTAATGGCTGCCTTGAGGACAGTGCATTAATTGTAATAtgatgcactgtccctgtttgtgcccAGCATACCAGTTTACACAAACAAGGACAGTGAGGCCTATCTGTAATACGTGCCCAGGTGGTTGGTGGGAGTAAAGTGATATTTTACCCCATTTGGTGTGGGATGGGAACTggagaagctggctaaaatgttagcaagaAAGAAGATGGTGCATTGAAAGTTGAGGCCTAGTGCACGTGAAAATGGAGTATCGGGTGAAGTAATAAAAGAAGCAGCAATAGTTGTGTTTCGTGTTGGAGGCATCCAGATCCAGGGTCATCTTGTCACTGCCTTATGTGGAGGCAATGGTACCCTCTAGGCATGGATACAGATCAGAACTTTGGGAGAGTGGGCCTGCAGAAGTGGGTACTACATACAAACAAGACAAAGGAACAtttattagaggagcagggtaGGTTGTTCCAGTGCTGAGGAACCACTGGGAGGTGTCAGAAATAACTCAAAGTGTGAACAGGAAAAGGGTTCACAAGAAATGTACTGTGTCTGCACTGTAGGACAACCCAGACATAGGTAATGCCTGGGGCAAGAAGTACTGTAAGCAGTTGATAAGAGAAACAATATTAATGTTACCAGAAACTTAAAGGGATGTTCATGCTCTGGGCCCATGCAGCTTGTTCACGCAAATGAGCCCAAACTAGCAGATATTACAATGTGTGACCTGTCGGGTGAGTATGAAAAAAGACATAAGCAGTCACATGTCACAGCATTTAATGTGCATGCTGCATGATTGACCCTTCTGAGATGATCAAAGAGCCCACCAGAAAAATAACCTCCAAAatgtggtaccagaatattgtaGCCAGCATTTCATCTTACATAAATGTTGTATTGTTTCCAAAACTATCGCGCTATCGGAGTTAACAGGAGATGTGTACCCAATGGGATGAcgcttttttaaacaatattttagacACAATGTTTATTTTGGCCAGTAGTCCTGAATACAATATTTTCTGCCATACTCTAATGAGTACCATCATGCCACACCTGTTGAATACATAGCCCCCTCACACAGACTATAAGAGGCAACAATCTTGCACAAGTGGATGGAATTCTCTCAGCAGCCTGAGGAATTCACGAGTTCAACTTTGGTCACAAGTGAAGCACGTGTAAATAACGGCTTTCAGAAATCTGATACTCCCACATTTCTCATTTCAGAGAAGGAGAATCACCTTCTGCAAGTTTGATgagcaaactatgggcctcattgagaGTTCAAAGGATGGGTTACTCCACCACTAATCTGGTCGGATATATAATTCTTCCAAGTAGGGAGAACGCTGTTTATTGCAGCATTGCATGTGATGTATGAAGTCTTAAATATAATACAGTGATGGTATTTAGAGTGGGCAATGTGGGGTTGAATTTCTTGAGTCGACAGATGACGACTGTATCATCATGAAAGGTGGACCTCTTTCATTCAGGAATTTAATATGGAACTCCAGTTAGCAGAGCAAGGTTGCTGCCCAGATAGGAGGGGCCCAATGCTTTAATGTTGTTTCTGAAATATGCTTCAGAAGTCAGGATGTAGAATTGCACAAAAAGAGAGAAGGCACCATGAAGTCTGTGTTTTTGTGGAATGTGTTTTAAAGGATGGTTGTAGTAGGGAATATGCAAAAAGGGAGGTAAGCATTTGCTGCTCCTAAcgaggggtgggcggtgaactctgctctgctggtggagctaacagactTTTGGGATTTcggccaaaaactccactagccccaccATCGGAGCTCACCACATGAGCACTGCGCCCagatatgggccacacagtgcacgCGCAGATAGtctagcccataactgggctgcagtgcacactcacCCAACGTGGCGTGGAGCTGCTCACTCACCAGCAACTCTGGATCCAGGGCCAGGAGGCAGAGAACcagccaggccactggcaacaaGGACCCCATGGGAACAAGGACCCAGGTGAGTCCTCGTTTTTTTCCCAATGTGCACAGTGGTGCACAAAAGATCTGAAATGGcaacttttgctgcctatggccctgtcctgaatatgcccaatctcagaagcactaagcaggatcGGGCCTAACCAAGCCCGACCCAGCTTAGCACTACCAAGATTTAGGCACAATTAGGTCCACTCCGCAGGTTCATGCAACtgtgtggaattccactgagttattaATTAACTCTCagagtaggggtgggtggagtggaaCTCTGTCAGCTCCGCCCATCCCTACTCTGAACTCCAAAATTATGTACCTTGTCACATGTAAGTGGAGTTAGGTATAAAAAATCTGTGCAAGTTTACCTTATTTGGTCCCTCGATACTGTGGTGATGATATTGTGACCTGTATATGTTTCGTATTCAGTATTCTCAGCTGTCCCCTAAAGGATAGGTTAATGTCAAAGGTAAAGATGAGATGTGTATATCAACAGAGTCCATTATATTTAATTGGCAGCAATTGAGCCAGTCTTGAACTTGGGTTTATTTTCTGATAATGACAATAAAGATGAATTCTGGCTGGGTTAACTTATTGTCGGTTCTTACTATCCATATTTGCATGCTGGGTTCAGATAAATCTTGAACCCCAGTTTCATGACTAGATCTCTGTGGGGGGCCGCACTGATTCAAGGTTACTTAGGAGAGGACAAGGCTAGAAGGATTGTGCACATTATAGGCAAACAATAGAAGTTGGATgtgttcttttggacacactgttgAAAGACGACAATCCATGGGAGCGGTGTATACGTGAATTTTGCGAGTTTGGAGCAAATGTTGATGAGGGATTGGTGATTGTAAGGAAATGGGTTTTGGTCATCAAATCTACCCAGATGATTAGCTTTTTGACCACACAGTATGTGAACTTTTAACTGTGGGTGAGCCTCAAAACCAATGACTCACCCACAGAAAACTCATgataaatggactgcacatgtttacagcCACCATGTGTCTTTTAAGACAGGACTGCTGTAATGCACCAAGGTTCAGGgttacttggctggttacacatgaacacgtgTGCATGCATTTGTCCATATGTATAAGGACTGTGAGTAGGAGACTTCTGTTGTGCGCAGCCTGGTAACTGCTCAcagcctggtgcagaagggactcTGCAGGACTGCATATTGACCTGTAGTAGGCCTTATAATGCTAGTGTACACTCATAGAGAACGTCACTTTGGTTTAATATCTTGTCTGCAGTGACTCTCGATTATACAAATATGGGAAGGCTGCCTTAGAGTGCAGCTTCACTTCCCTTTGACCTACAGAGACCAGTAATATATCGAATTGGGATGTATTCTGTACAGGAAAATCAAAATTCTGCAAGTTCCAAAAATATATTTGACAGCTTGTGGGTCATCCTGGAATTGCAGATTTCTCTGgcccagctcaggatcagagctcaGGCCTTTTGTTACAATGCTGTTCTATGTTAATTAAATGTCTTTCTAGTGCCAGGAtcaaaggccttcccacacaaagaGTGCAATTAAGACTACTTGACTCGGCCTCTGAGGAGGAACAGGGTGGGGTGGAAATGCTCTGCATAAATCAATCAGCAGTCAATCTTGTGGGAATTCTGTGCCCAAGAGTAGAGCGGTCCAGAGGTAACCAAAGATaaaagctggcacagggagccagtgtaacaAGCTCCCCGCAAAGTTTACTGTTGCAgatgccaggaggcctaaggaaaaTGCTGCAGGTGGGTAGGGCTCACCAACCAGGGATAAATTAGCTCAAAAACATGCAAAAACGCCCAACTGGCCTGAGATACCAGCATAAAAATAATCGTAGCTTTAACGACCAGGGAGGCCCAAGGCTCATGAAGCTCCGCTGCCCAAGCCTTTTCAACCCCCCAGTGTGGGCCATGGCCCGGTGGTCACCGACAGGACAATTCATGTTTTTCAGGCCTGGAGTGGACGTGCGTGgggtaccctccccagagtccaaaGGGCCTGGAAACCCCATCCCCCAGTCTGGCTTTGCAACTGGGTGTCCAGGATCCCAACACTAGGCACCCCGCACCCAAAAAGGATGGGTGAGTGTTGTTGCACCCTCCCATGAGAAAGAAGAGAGGCAGAGTCCGGGAAGCCCAACTCCAGTCTCCAGCAGAATAGAAGAGGTCAGAGAAGTGGTACCGCACCTGCTTCCCTTGCCCGTGACTGGGCGATGTGGGCAGCCACCACCGCAGTCAGCACCCTGCCCGCTCCATAGAGCAGGGAAGAGCAAAGCTGCCAGCTCCTGCGGCACTGTGGTGGACTGCTGGAATGCTGGTGTGTGCATCTAGCCAGGGGTGGGATCCCTGGGCTGCCCCTCAATAGAGGAGGCACACAGGGGtgcccaagtggggcagggcaCCCCTTTTAAAAAAGTAAAACTGCACGCCACACAGAGAGAGAGGCCACATGGCTCCAGAAAGACAGTGGCTCTCCCTGGCTCAGCAGGAGAGCCACTAATTAAATATGCAAGCTCCCAGATGAGCACACCATCATTTCCTGCAGGACTCTACAAATCAGCGCACTTTCCCCCCTTTGTAGTGACCCCaagacaccaccaatgacaaaaagAGGATGCTGGGAAGCTGCAGAAGTGCAGTAACTTCCCCCAGGAGTCCAaagatgatttaaaaaatgtaatgaccCTATGAATACAGGGTCCATGAAGAAATATCAACCCAGGACTTTCTTCAAGGTTTCAACC encodes:
- the LOC138302101 gene encoding guanylin-like; protein product: MKALVTTAAIILLLANMCRGVTVQVGGLSFPLDEVKELKNLLNSSLRMSPRSHAAWCHSLPGKFKAACVSNPGDTYAVLTQVARHPDKCEICAYAACFGCGSII